The genome window CGGTACATCTACTGAGGAGTACGCCGAGCGCCGGCATGCGATGGTGGAGCGCCAGCTCCGCGGCCGCGGCATCACCGACGAGCGGGTGCTGCGAGCGATGGAGCAGGTACCGCGCGAGCTGTTCGTGCCCGTGGAGGAGCGGCGGCGCGCCTACCGCGACGGCGCGCTCCGCATCGGTCAGGGCCAGACGATCTCGCAGCCCTGGATAGTGGCCTCGATGACGTCGCTGCTCGAGCTCCAGCCGGACGATCGCGTGCTCGAGGTGGGCACCGGCTCGGGCTACGGCGCCGCCGTGCTCGCGCTCTGCTGCCGCGAGGTGGTGACGATCGAGCGGCACGCGCCACTCGCCGAACGCGCGGCAGAGGTGCTCGAGGAACTCGGCTACGACAACGTCGAGGTTCGCACCGGCGACGGCTGTAAGGGCGCCGCCGATCGCGCGCCATTCGACGGGATTTCCGTGACGGCCACCGCGGAGGGCGGGCCCCCGGCGGTGCTGATGGAGCAGCTCGCCGCGGACGGCGTGCTCGTGTGCC of Thermoleophilaceae bacterium contains these proteins:
- a CDS encoding protein-L-isoaspartate(D-aspartate) O-methyltransferase yields the protein MTPPRSDGTSTEEYAERRHAMVERQLRGRGITDERVLRAMEQVPRELFVPVEERRRAYRDGALRIGQGQTISQPWIVASMTSLLELQPDDRVLEVGTGSGYGAAVLALCCREVVTIERHAPLAERAAEVLEELGYDNVEVRTGDGCKGAADRAPFDGISVTATAEGGPPAVLMEQLAADGVLVCPVRTSAGERLTRYRAGGGVEPLVSVRFVPLIEDAVGG